From a single Pseudoliparis swirei isolate HS2019 ecotype Mariana Trench chromosome 12, NWPU_hadal_v1, whole genome shotgun sequence genomic region:
- the ndufaf4 gene encoding NADH dehydrogenase [ubiquinone] 1 alpha subcomplex assembly factor 4, whose translation MSNMGARVVRMFRNFNLENRVHREISKEKPRTAPRHEVRLPPSVGSSEDLEKAVTQKNDPLLALLKSVYVESKDPAAAEDSKGVAAYEESERRPLTFSLPGAPYGLGALTDVPKGKLTIVEALNALGSHQHQPQTWTTAKIAQEYALDLKDTKAFLEFFIPFQVEIIPPKTENAKRIKAS comes from the exons ATGTCAAACATGGGGGCACGGGTCGTGCGTATGTTCCGAAATTTCAACCTGGAGAACCGCGTGCACCGAGAAATCTCCAAGGAAAAGCCGCGAACGGCACCCCGACACGAGGTCCGGCTTCCGCCCTCCGTTGGCAGTTCTGAAG ATTTGGAGAAGGCAGTGACGCAGAAGAACGACCCTCTGCTGGCCCTCCTGAAGTCTGTGTATGTGGAGTCGAAAGATCCGGCAGCAGCAGAG GACTCAAAGGGCGTTGCAGCGTACGAGGAGTCGGAGCGGAGGCCGCTGACGTTCAGTTTACCGGGGGCACCTTACGGCCTGGGGGCGCTCACAGATGTCCCGAAAGGCAAGCTGACCATCGTGGAGGCCCTGAACGCCCTCGGCAGCCACCAGCATCAGCCTCAGACGTGGACGACGGCGAAGATCGCTCAGGAATATGCTCTGGATTTGAAGGACACCAAAGCTTTTCTGGAGTTCTTCATCCCCTTCCAGGTTGAGATCATTCCGCCCAAGACTGAAAATGCCAAGCGGATAAAGGCGTCGTAG
- the gpr63 gene encoding probable G-protein coupled receptor 63: MLVSPFSLYFLGIHCFLVPVSGSGSHEDAATLREAGNVSSDGIAFAVSSPATMPVRPGDEWSAPLPEAGALNASLCCLVAGLLNPSTGNTSMGSRSTPGPVAPPTAEASASPPGVGAPLQVFFCFAMVVILLLALLGNMVVCLMVYQRSAMRSAINILLASLAFSDMMLAILNMPFALVTVMTTRWIFGDVFCRVSAMLFWFFVMEGVAILLIISIDRFLIIVQKQDKLSPQRAKLLIVVTWGLSFIFSFPLAVGSPPLQIPPRAPQCVFGYSVEPGYHTYVMIIMLAFFFLPFMVMLYTFMGILNTIRHNAIRIHSHPDSICLSQASKLGLLSLQRPFQMNIDMSFKTRAFTTILVLFSVFTVCWAPFTAYSLVATFSDGFYHKESFFQISTWVLWLCYLKSALNPLIYYWRIKKFRDACLDLMPKYFKFLPQLPGNTKRRIQPSAVYVCGEHRSVV, from the coding sequence ATGCTGGTGAGCcctttttctttgtatttccTTGGCATCCACTGCTTCCTTGTGCCCGTCTCAGGGTCCGGCAGCCATGAAGACGCGGCCACGTTGCGCGAGGCCGGGAACGTCTCCTCCGATGGCATCGCGTTCGCCGTGAGCTCGCCGGCGACGATGCCCGTTCGCCCCGGGGACGAATGGTCCGCTCCGCTCCCGGAGGCCGGGGCCCTCAACGCCAGCCTCTGCTGCCTCGTCGCGGGGCTGCTGAACCCGTCGACGGGGAACACCTCCATGGGCTCCCGGTCGACCCCGGGGCCGGTCGCGCCGCCGACGGCGGAGGCCTCGGCGAGCCCGCCGGGGGTCGGCGCGCCCCTGCAGGTCTTCTTCTGCTTCGCCATGGTCGTCATCCTGCTGCTGGCGCTGCTGGGAAACATGGTGGTGTGCTTGATGGTGTACCAGAGGTCCGCCATGCGCTCGGCCATCAACATCCTCTTGGCGAGCCTGGCGTTCTCCGACATGATGCTGGCCATCCTGAACATGCCCTTCGCCCTGGTCACCGTCATGACCACGCGGTGGATCTTCGGGGACGTTTTCTGCCGCGTTTCGGCCATGCTCTTCTGGTTCTTTGTGATGGAGGGCGTGGCCATACTGCTTATAATAAGCATCGACCGTTTTCTCATCATTGTCCAGAAGCAGGATAAGCTGAGCCCGCAGAGAGCTAAACTGCTCATCGTGGTCACATGGGGACTCTCGTTCATCTTCTCCTTCCCCCTGGCGGTTGGTTCCCCGCCCTTACAGATCCCCCCCAGGGCCCCTCAGTGTGTATTTGGATACAGCGTCGAGCCGGGTTACCACACCTACGTGATGATAATAATGCtcgccttcttcttcctgcCCTTCATGGTCATGCTGTACACGTTCATGGGGATCCTGAACACCATCCGCCACAACGCCATCCGCATCCACAGCCACCCGGACAGCATCTGTCTGAGTCAGGCCAGCAAACTGGGCCTGCTGAGCCTCCAGAGGCCCTTCCAAATGAACATAGACATGAGCTTCAAGACCCGTGCCTTCACCACcatcctcgtcctcttctcGGTGTTTACCGTGTGCTGGGCGCCCTTCACTGCCTACAGTCTGGTGGCGACCTTCAGCGACGGCTTCTACCACAAAGAGAGCTTTTTTCAAATCAGCACCTGGGTCCTGTGGCTGTGCTACCTCAAGTCGGCCCTCAACCCTCTCATCTACTACTGGCGGATCAAGAAGTTCCGCGACGCCTGCCTCGACCTGATGCCCAAGTACTTCAAGTTTCTTCCTCAGCTGCCCGGCAACACGAAGAGGCGCATCCAGCCGAGCGCGGTGTACGTGTGCGGAGAGCATCGCTCGGTGGTGTAA